The sequence below is a genomic window from Candidatus Hydrogenedentota bacterium.
AGGATGTGGCCGAAAAGCAGGACCATTTCTCGCCGGAACCGGGCGAGGGCACCTGACCCGCCACGCCCCCAACGGAGTAGCCCCCGTGCATTTCAAACTGCTCGCCTGCGACGTGCTCACCCGCGAAACCTGCCATTGCATCGCCCGGTGTCCGCACACGGTGGACCCCGCGTTCACGGCCAAGGGCGAGCACAATGTCCCGGGCCGGCTCCGCGAGCTGCTTCAGGCGCAGATAGACGCGGCGGCTTCGGGGGAGACCACCTATGACGCGGTGCTGCTGGGCTACGGCCTCTGCGGCAACGCCACGCTGGGCCTGCGCGCCGGCCGGTTCCCCCTGGTGATTCCCCGCGCCCACGACTGCACGACCCTTTTTCTGGGCTCGAAGGAGGCCTTCAAGGAGCACTTCGGCGACAATCCCAGCCAGACCTGGGCCAGTGTGGGCTATTCCGAGCGCGGCGGCTCCATTCTTTCGGACACCTCCACCCGCGAGTGGCTGGGCCAGGTCCAGAACTACGAGGAACTGGTCGCCACCTACGGCGAGGAGAACGCCAAGTTCATCTTCGACACCCTCAACGTCACCCACGACTCCTCGTCCATCTGGTTCATAGACGTGCCGGAGACGCGGAACGACCTCATTTTCCGCCTGGTGGAGGAGCAGGCCCGGCAGACCCAGAAGGAAATCCGGCGGATAGCGGGGAGCATCCGCATGATCGAGGGGCTGCTCGCCGGAAACTGGCCGGAGTCCGAATATCTGGTGGTGCCGCCGGGGCACGAGGTGGAGGGTGTGTATGACCTGGACGAGGTGATTCGCGCCCGCCCCGTCGCCTGAGCGCTCAGAAATTCACGCCGCGCCGTCCCAGCAGCAGCCAGAGGAAGAAGGGTCCGCCCAGCAGGGCCGTGATAATCCCCACGGGTATCTCGACCGGGGCGAGCACCGTCCGGGCGAGCGCGTCGCACACGGTGAGGAAGGCGCCGCCAAAGAGCAGGGTGGCGGGGAACAGTTTCCGGTGGTCCGGCCCCACCAGCAGGCGGCAGATGTGCGGCACCATCATGCCGATGAACCCGATGGGCCCGCACACGGCCACAATCCCCCCCACCATCAGCGACACGGCGGCGAAGAGCATCCGCTTGAAACGCCGCACGTCCATGCCCCGGCTCATGGCCAGGTCCTCGCCGGTAGTGATGAGGTTCAGCTCGTTCGTGAGCAGGGCCAGCGCCGCGACGCCCGTGCCCACGAAGGGCAGCACGTTCAGCGCGGCGTCGTAGCCCACCATGCCCAGCCCGCCCATGAGCCACCGCAGCAGCCGGAACGAGTCGTGCAGGTTGGCGCTGTACTGCACCGCGAGGATCATGCTCGACAGAAAGAAGCTGATGGCGACCCCGGCCAGCAGCAGGGTCGGCGTGGAGAAACCGCCCCGGGTCCGTGTGATGCCGTAGACCAGCATAATGGCCGCGACGGCCCCGAGGAACGCCGCCACCGACGTGCCGGACAGTCCCAGAACCGTGGCCGAAAGGCCGAGGCGCACATAGACCGCCGCGCCGAAGGACGCGCCGCTGGACACGCCCAGGGTGTACGGCGTGGCCAGGGGGTTGCGGAACAGCGCCTGAAACGCCATGCCGCTGACGGCCAGACCGGAACCCGCGAGAAAGGCCGTGAGCACGCGCGGCACGCGGATGCGCCAGAACACCACGGCCTCCGCACCCGCGCCGAAGGGGTCGAGCACCACGGAGAGGGGGCTGGTCTGGATGCCGATGAACGGCGCGCCCAGCAGGCAGAAGAGCGCCGCCGCGCCGATGAGCAGAATCACGCGTTCGGGCTTCATGGCGCGGCCTTCACGGGCGCGACAATGACCGCCCCGGTGTGGGGATGGGTGAGAAAATCAAACCCGGTGCCGTAAATGTCCCCGAGCAGACCGGGGTTTGCCAGCAGTTCCGCGGGGGTGCCGTGGAACGCGGTGCGCCCGTCCTTCAGCGCCAGGATGCGGTCGCCCGCCAGCGCGCCCTGGTTCAGGTCGTGGGTGACGGAGAGGACCGTCAGCCCCTCCTCCCGGTGAAGCTGGTCCACCAGTTCCAGCACCTCCACCTGGTGGCGGTAGTCGAGGAAGGTCGTCGGCTCGTCCAGCAGCACCGCCCGCGGCGCCTGGGCCAGCGCCGCCGCGATGAACACCTTCTGCCGCTCCCCCCCGCTCAGGGTGTCCATGCCGCGTCCGGAAAACCCGGCCACCCCGCAGCGCTCCGCCGCGCGGTCCACCGCCGCATAGTCCGTGGGGGTCAGGTGGCTGAAGGGGTTCATGTGCGGATACCGCGCCATCAGCAGGAACTCGCGCACCGTGAAGGGCAGGGTCCGGCCCTCGGCCTGGGGCACATAACTGACACGGCGGGCCAGCTCCCGCTGGCTGAGCCGCGCAACGGGGTCGCCGAAAACACGCACCGTGCCGGTGACGCCGGGGGTCATCCGCATGAGGCCGCGGAGCAGCGAGGTCTTGCCCGCGCCGTTGGGGCCGATGATTGCCAGGGACTCGCCGGGCGCCACGGAAAAAGAGATGTCCCGCAGGATGGCCTTCCCGTCCAGGACCAGCCCCACGTTCTTGACTTCAAACGCGGCGGCGGTCATGGCGCGCCCCAGTCCGCATCGGGATGCACCGCGCGGGCCAGTTCCTCGAGGGTCTGCGCCACCCGTGGTCCGGGAATTGTCAGGTGCGAGCCCGACAGCACATGGATGCGGTCCCTGTCCGCGGCGGCCAGGCCCGGAAGCGCCTTCCAGGGCGCGAGGATTTGCGTCCGGTCCACCGGCAACCCCCCCGGGTCCATGGTCATTTCAATCACCACTTCCGGGTTCAGCCGCAGTATGGCCTCGCCCGACAGCGCCGGGTACTCCACCGCGCTGTCCGGAAAGGCGTTCTCGCCGCCCGCCAGGTCGAGCAGGTTGCCCAGAAAGGTCCTGCGCCCGACGACATACACCTCGTTCAGCGAGCCGGACTGCAAATCCCGTCCGGACGACAGCAGCACGCGGGGGCGGGGCAGGTCTTTGACACGTACCTTGAGCCGCTCGACCCGCGCGCGAAGCCCTTCGGCCGCGGCCCGGCCCTCCGCCGCCCGCCCGCAAAGCCGGCCCAGGGTTTCCAGGCTGGCATAAATGTCCTCCAGCGAGGTCTGGTCCACCTCCAAATAGGGGAGGCCCAGCCGTTCCAGTTCGGCGCGGTGCTCGCGGTGCGACGGCATCAGCACCACCAGGTCCGGGTGCAGCCCCACCATCGCCTCGTAATTGGGGTCCAGCAGCGCGCCCACTTT
It includes:
- a CDS encoding iron ABC transporter permease produces the protein MKPERVILLIGAAALFCLLGAPFIGIQTSPLSVVLDPFGAGAEAVVFWRIRVPRVLTAFLAGSGLAVSGMAFQALFRNPLATPYTLGVSSGASFGAAVYVRLGLSATVLGLSGTSVAAFLGAVAAIMLVYGITRTRGGFSTPTLLLAGVAISFFLSSMILAVQYSANLHDSFRLLRWLMGGLGMVGYDAALNVLPFVGTGVAALALLTNELNLITTGEDLAMSRGMDVRRFKRMLFAAVSLMVGGIVAVCGPIGFIGMMVPHICRLLVGPDHRKLFPATLLFGGAFLTVCDALARTVLAPVEIPVGIITALLGGPFFLWLLLGRRGVNF
- a CDS encoding DUF1638 domain-containing protein, whose protein sequence is MHFKLLACDVLTRETCHCIARCPHTVDPAFTAKGEHNVPGRLRELLQAQIDAAASGETTYDAVLLGYGLCGNATLGLRAGRFPLVIPRAHDCTTLFLGSKEAFKEHFGDNPSQTWASVGYSERGGSILSDTSTREWLGQVQNYEELVATYGEENAKFIFDTLNVTHDSSSIWFIDVPETRNDLIFRLVEEQARQTQKEIRRIAGSIRMIEGLLAGNWPESEYLVVPPGHEVEGVYDLDEVIRARPVA
- a CDS encoding ABC transporter substrate-binding protein, yielding MRFWIVLAVAVVLFGGSYAARRMLLRHPAPPAAVSDDTGGAPKRVISMSPGLTEALFAVGAGDRVVGVTPYCEWPPEARALPKVGALLDPNYEAMVGLHPDLVVLMPSHREHRAELERLGLPYLEVDQTSLEDIYASLETLGRLCGRAAEGRAAAEGLRARVERLKVRVKDLPRPRVLLSSGRDLQSGSLNEVYVVGRRTFLGNLLDLAGGENAFPDSAVEYPALSGEAILRLNPEVVIEMTMDPGGLPVDRTQILAPWKALPGLAAADRDRIHVLSGSHLTIPGPRVAQTLEELARAVHPDADWGAP
- a CDS encoding ABC transporter ATP-binding protein, with amino-acid sequence MTAAAFEVKNVGLVLDGKAILRDISFSVAPGESLAIIGPNGAGKTSLLRGLMRMTPGVTGTVRVFGDPVARLSQRELARRVSYVPQAEGRTLPFTVREFLLMARYPHMNPFSHLTPTDYAAVDRAAERCGVAGFSGRGMDTLSGGERQKVFIAAALAQAPRAVLLDEPTTFLDYRHQVEVLELVDQLHREEGLTVLSVTHDLNQGALAGDRILALKDGRTAFHGTPAELLANPGLLGDIYGTGFDFLTHPHTGAVIVAPVKAAP